In Cervus elaphus chromosome 5, mCerEla1.1, whole genome shotgun sequence, the following proteins share a genomic window:
- the LOC122695417 gene encoding ferritin light chain-like: MSSQIRQNYSTELEAAVNRLVNMQLRASYTYLSLGFYFDRDDVALEGVGHFFRELAKEKREGAERLLKLQNQRGGRALFLDVQKPSQDEWGKTQDAMEAALLVEKNLNQALLDLHGLASARGDPHICDFLENHFLDEEVKLIKKMGDHLTNLRRLAGPQAGLGEYLFERLTLKHD; the protein is encoded by the coding sequence ATGAGCTCCCAGATTCGTCAGAATTATTCTACCGAGCTGGAGGCCGCCGTCAACCGCCTGGTTAACATGCAACTGCGGGCCTCCTACACCTACCTCTCTCTGGGCTTCTATTTCGACCGCGACGATGTGGCTCTGGAGGGTGTGGGTCACTTTTTTCGCGAATTGGCCAAGGAGAAGCGCGAGGGCGCGGAGCGTCTCTTGAAACTGCAAAACCAGCGTGGCGGCCGCGCCCTCTTCCTGGACGTGCAGAAGCCATCTCAAGATGAGTGGGGTAAAACCCAGGACGCTATGGAAGCCGCCCTTCTCGTAGAGAAGAACCTGAATCAAGCCCTGTTGGATCTGCATGGCCTGGCTTCTGCCCGCGGAGACCCCCACATCTGTGATTTCCTGGAGAACCACTTCCTAGATGAGGAAGTGAAACTCATCAAGAAGATGGGTGACCACCTGACCAACCTCCGCAGGCTGGCTGGTCCCCAGGCTGGGTTGGGCGAGTATCTCTTCGAGAGGCTCACCCTTAAGCACGACTAG